A single genomic interval of Ischnura elegans chromosome 3, ioIscEleg1.1, whole genome shotgun sequence harbors:
- the LOC124155065 gene encoding cuticle protein 67-like: MAFKLIVLAAVLAAANAGFVTSYAPASVAVATPTITSQSQNTLRSYGNLGQVSTYHKSIDTPFSSVRKSDVRVSNDALAYAAAPAVAYHAAPAVAAYHAPAVAAYHAPAVAAYHAPAVAAYHAPAPVAVAKTGLLGVAYSAAPAVAHLAFDGYGVHYGY, translated from the exons ATGGCATTCAAG CTCATCGTCCTCGCCGCCGTCCTGGCCGCCGCCAACGCTGGATTCGTCACCAGCTACGCCCCCGCCTCCGTGGCCGTCGCCACCCCCACCATCACCTCCCAGTCCCAGAACACCCTGAGGAGCTACGGAAACCTCGGCCAGGTGTCCACCTACCACAAGAGCATCGACACTCCATTCTCCTCCGTCCGCAAGTCTGACGTGAGGGTGAGCAACGACGCTCTTGCCTACGCCGCCGCCCCCGCTGTCGCCTACCACGCTGCCCCCGCCGTCGCCGCCTACCACGCACCCGCCGTCGCCGCCTACCACGCACCCGCCGTCGCCGCCTACCACGCACCCGCCGTCGCCGCCTACCACGCTCCCGCCCCCGTCGCCGTCGCTAAGACCGGCCTCCTCGGCGTCGCCTACTCCGCCGCCCCCGCCGTCGCTCACCTCGCCTTCGACGGATACGGCGTCCACTACGGATACTAA